The genomic interval TGCTGTTtgtaagtcatttgggtatagatgagtcaaatggtggttccattcctaattctccaagaatctccatactgctatccatattggctacaccaatctgcagtcccatcagcagtgtatgagtgtacctttttttcctgcatcctcgccaacagttattgttgtttgtattcataatagctgccattctgactggaaagagatgaaatcttagagtagttttgatttgcaattctctaattgctagcaatgatgaacttttttaatatatttgttgattgattgtagatcatcttctgagaagtgtctcttcaggtcttggcccatttattgattaggtttttattttttttttggtgcttagctttttgagttctttatatacactacagattagtgctctatcttatgtgtgaggggtaggctctctattcacctcacagattgtttcttttgctgagaagaaactttttagtttgaatccatcccatttattgattcttgattttaattttcttgcaccaaaggagtcttattaaggaagttggggcctaaccccACAGGATGGAGATTAGTCCTACTTTttctgttagatgcagggtctctgatccattttgagttgagttttgcgcatggtgagagataggggttaaatttcattttgttgcatatggatttccagttttcccagcaccatttgcagaagaggatatctttttctccaatgcatgtttttggcacctttgtctaatataagataattgtaattttgttagttatctctgtgtcctctgttctgtaccatcaGACTACTAATATGTTTtcgtgccaataccatgctctttttgttactgttgctctgtagtatagtttaaggtctggcagaatgatgccacctgcttcactgctatgattgctttagctattctgggtctcttatttttccagataaaattCATgtctgcttttctatttctatgaggaatgtcattaggattttgattggaattctgttaaatctgtatagtgctttttgtagtatggtcattttgataatattaattgtgtctatccaagagcaaggtagatctttccatcttctaaggtattttttgatttttttctttagggttctgtaattttcattatatagaactttcatctcttttgttgattcccaagttttgttttgttttgttttgttttgttttgttttgttttgaggctattgtcaatgggatggttttccctttctgaggatttgtcactgaaatgcatttgatttgtcACAGAAGTGCATTTGATTTGAggcaatatcaccctgattccgaaaccaggcaaagacacagcaaaaaaagaaaacttcagaccattatctttaatgaacatagatgcaaaaattctcagtaaaattctggcaaattgaatacaaaaacatataaaagatcatgcaccatatTCAAGTGatattcatcccagggatgcaagaatggttcaacataTTGAAACCAATAAATGtcatttatcacatcaatagacttaatgatAAGAATCACGTGATCATCCTAATAGATGcagaaatttaacaaaagataccaccccttcatttttaaaacactagaaaaattagggataacaggaacatattataaaggctatctatgctaagccccaggccaacatcattctaaatggagaaaaattggaggcattccttctaaaaactggaacaacatagagatgccctctttcaccacttctatttaacatagttcttgaaacactggccagagcaattagatgaaaaaattaaagggatacacataggaaaagaagaactcaaatggacactatttgctgatgatgattctatacctagaagaccaaaaaaggTCCACCTGAAAACTTCTAGAATCAGTAAATGAATTTGGCAATGTAGCCAGATATATTTTCTTGGACTTTCaatatcatgtaattttttttcaaatagcaaCAACAGGAAGAATACATAGAATACGTGGGCAGCATTTGAGTGTTCTGATCATAAGAAAAGGTAAGACAAAACAGAATGTGAGAAGTTACCATTGTACCCattaatttgaggaaataaatCATTTGAGAGTGAGTTCATTCATTTGATGAAACAAGCAAAATTTCTTGTTTTTCCACAAAAAATATTGTCTTCTGCCCTAATCTTTGACAGCCATGTTAGCATCTGATCACTTTTGTCTTCTGAGAAAGGATTTCAGCATCATATTACATTTTTGTTCCTCTCTAAGCATTCAAAAATCTCTCAAAATCTAGTCTCTTGACCTGAAATTATACTCTAATGCCTGCCATTGATCATTTGATTTCACCAAAGTCAGACTATTCTACTTTCTGACACACAGCTACATGAGAccctttctttatatatatatccaatttAATTCAGCATATTGTTAAGATTCTGTCACATCAATTAATGACACATCTATGAATTCCCCACACAGAGTCCTCTGAGCCATGGTGGCTGCATGGATAGGATATGGAAGGTAGCTAAGGACATCCATTCTCATCCAACTTAACAAGTAGAAAAGAACAGACGGATGAAGCACATTTACTTAAACATTCAGGAACCGTGAACATAAGTTAATCTGAAGGAATACATTCTGCATCAAGATGAGCTATTTCTAGAAGAATGGAAATCAGAAGCCACCAGGGACATTGTTGAACATGTGATATGATGGCAATACAGGAACTCTAACAATGAAAGAGCAACCAGTTTTGCTTCTTCTGACTACAAGTCCTGGAATGGCATGGTAGAATCTTCAGAAATGCAAATATCAGAGCCAATTTTTATGCCCTTGTCAAGTATGGAGGAAATTTTGCTCAGGCTTTGTTGTTGTGATGAGTTCTGGACTATGCTGGAGAGCACAGCAACATCTCCACAGCCTTGTGAGGTTCTTCTTGGAACTCAAGAATTAAGAAGGCAGCTTTCACATGTGCTCACCAAGCCTCACTTCTCATATCCATACCATTGCCCACACTCATCCCCTTGAGTGTATCCTGGAACCCCATTTTGCTTCCAACCAACAACATTATAGTTTggatgaggtgtccccaaagctcctgtgttactGGAGGAATAttaagaggtaaaatgattaaacCATGAGAGTTATAGCCTAATTAGTCCATCCTAATGTGAATGGACTGACTGactggtaactctaggcaggtaggtcAAGGCTTGCAGGAGGTGGGGCACTGGAGTATACCCTGAATGAGCTCATTTGCAGTAAAaccccttctctttttcctctcttactTCTTCACCACCTATAAATGGAGCAGtgctcccccacctccccttccatcatgatgtccaACCTTACTTGTGCCCAAAGCAATGGGCTCAGCCAACTATGGAccaaacctctggaaccatgagctcAAATagctttccttcctctaagttgttcttgatggatattttggtcacaggagcAGCAACAACCAAACTGGCTCACATAAACTGGCAAAAGGATGAAATGTCACATCTGAGATTATAGAATAGACACTGGATTTTAATTTGTGACTGGCTGTTGCTCTGTTACATGCTCACTAGCTTTCATGGAAGCCAACATCCATGTTGAGAGCATGTCCTGAGAGATTCAAGTGTCAAGGACCAAGGCCGTCTTTCATCCACCAGCCTGAAAGGAACCAaaccctagccccagccctgggagtgAGCCTGCAAGCAAGAAATGCACCCACAGGCCTTTTTCCACTGTGGAGCCTTGAGGTGAAGCAGCCCTCACTAACACCTTGATTACAGACTAGGGTGACACTCTGAATCACTGAAGGGTCGGAGGAGGTTGTAAGTAGTGCAAAAAATCAATAGTTTCCTAATATCACacatatgtcaattaaaaaggcataaaatagaggaaatcctgtcatttacatCCATCAGAATAAACTTGAAGAATAGTTATTAGATCAAAAGAGCTAGGCACAGGGAGATGAAATCTCCATGATCTCATTCCTCTCTGTATTGGAtgaagttgatctcatagaaatagGTGATAGAATGGAGATTTCCTGAGGCTAGGACAGTTGGGAGCATTGTTGGAAAATGTTGGGCGAAGGATACAAAATTCTAATTAGAGATGAGGAATGGGTTCAAGAGATCAGATGTACACCATGGTGACCACAGTTAATGATGGTACAATGTACTGGAAAATGCTGAGCGGATGTTAAGTGTTCTCCCCACAAAAATAACTGTGAGATTATGCCTACGTTAATTATCTGGGTTTAGCCATTTCACGGTATATGATACTCATAGACATGTTGCACAAGTTGAACATACACttttaactaaaaatatgaaaaatacatttgaataattaaaaaattggGAAACATTGAAGAGAAAGGActtattttccttcaaaatgtgGTGGACATCATACTATTCATAACATCACAAAAGTTCATCTAAGGAGGCATTATCCGAGAGAGACTGCTCCTGAGATTGGTTCTTTGTAGGAATTAAACATCCCTAAGAGTAAATCTCATAGCTTTAAAATCAaacttaggggggaaaaaaagaggttttccttggaataaaaaaagaaatcacattcaCAGCGgtctaaatgaaaacaaaattgactGAAAATTTTCCTGTGTGCTCTCTTCTTTGTATCCCAAGGGAGCTGAATTGCTTGTAGAGTAGAAAGAAGACAGAACAATTTATTTAATGAGGAACTCTGAGAATTCAAACCCTGAGGCAGTAGACTATTTAATAAAGCTCCTGGTGCCCCTTACAAGGAGTTCTCTAATCACATCCTGTATAAAAAGCCTGTACCCTTCTTAGTCACAGATTGTGGTGAAGAGAATGCTTCAGTGACAACCGCTCATGAGCTGGTGTCCCAGGCAGGCTGGTGGAGCAGACAGGAGAGAAAGTGGGCGCTGGGCTTTGATCTAGGACGGTAATGCCCAGGAAGCCCCCGATTCCTCTGGGCTGTGAAGTTCTTCTAAAGGAATTTTAGTTTCCATTGACAGGTCTCTTCCAGCTGCTCTTCTGCTTCCCTTTGTGTTCTTGGGATCCACCCCAGGACCAGTgtgtgctttgttttcttttgcttctgttgATCCTGACTCTTCTCCACTCTTGCTTGTAATTGTACCCTCCTGTCAGGTTTTCTGCCTCCAATTCCTATTTATTAACAACTCACCAAAGACCTCTTACCTACCTTCTTCCAAGTGTGACTGGAGTTTTCCGTTCCACTTTCTATTTTCACCAGCAGATCTGTCTCTAGTTATCTGTCTCTTactaattctgtatttttatagttATTGTCTCACATTAGTGTCCACAGCAGCTCTACCAAGAACAGCatctgctgggttttttttttagatgtttattAATCTAAattcctctcctccctttcccaaTTCCTTTGAAAGCTTAGTAAAATGTTCAATGACTGAAGTTGGAAGAGGCTGCCTTGGCATGTTCATGGATATAATACAAATCTGTAGCATTTGAAGATAACATTTCCTTTGGGCTATTGTTTGAAAACTATCGTTTTTTACTGAGTCAGGAAAATGTCCATGGTTTTTCTGTTTGCAGGCCGCCTCAGCCTTGGATGGTAAGCACAGAAATGCCTGATGGTGTTTTTCAAATGCAGTTTTAACTGTGATCATATCTAGGATTACTATTAATCGATCTATTTTTCTATGGAGGGTGTTAACAAACTTCCTTATAATGAACAGTTTTAATTCATAGAATCATTGATCCTTTTCATCATGtgttatgcttttaaaataaacataaatgcatTGTATTTAATGTCACTACTCCTGTTTGTGAATCTTCAGGCATGTGACAGGCATGACGTCTTCTCCTTTATATTagagaacacatttttatttcaatctttatTATGTCTCCAACAATTGTATTTGTTCACTACTAAAAATGTGGCTGGTGTAGCATGTGAGTCCCTGAAAGGTAAATGATGAGCCAAAACCCTCACTACCTCAGGGCCTACAGGATAATAAATCAGCTAAAGGAAGCTTTAATTGGTCTCACACTCTGTCCTTAAtgagcctcagccccagttcACCATCACCAGGCCTCTCAAAGCCTCTCTTATGCTGACTTGACCACCCCACAGGGCAACTACCCATTCTCACCTCTTAGCCTAGAAGGCTTCTTCCTTCCTCACCTCCAGTGATTAACGATGACCCTTCCTTCCTCATTGATGGAGTTATTACTATTTCAGAGAAGAGTCTTCTACCCACCCTCACATAGTAAATTGGTCTTCAGTGATGTTTCTCtgactttaattaattaaaaacctGCGGGAATTCATAACATTAACATTTTTGTGTCAGGGAGAATGTGATCATGAATTTTTAACTCATAATTTTCCAATAAACATTacagtatttttaagtttttgaaaattttaatctaTTATGTCTATCATCTATCGCCCATTCAAGCAGGGAGACATTATCCTGCCTTGTATCTGATTTTAATGGTGGtaccctttatttccttctctaatCTACATAGTTCAAAGAGGAAATGTTGAATTGATAATAATCAGAATTGCATACAGATGGCAGCCACGGTTAAAGGTGATATTGATTCATGATAGAAATGCAAGGATGACCTATTGAGGTCGTAAGAACAGAATTTCACACTTATGAGAGTCCATTGTAGGAGAacaattaaatcattttaattaatttaaatgttcaATCCTACCAGATAGTTAGTATTTATTTCTCCTACGGCAGTGgtgaaatatttgcttttaagagAATTAGACTTTTTTCAGGACCACAAAGGTTGTAGGCTGGTGGACTAAAATTCAATTCTTAGAATTCCATCTCAAGAACCCAATAAATGAGAACTCTGTAGCCCACCTTTGGACACTTACATATCCAGAGTAATTGTAATTAAAAGGATGagcataattataataatagctATCATGTATTGAAACTGCCACCATGAACAGAGGCATTTTTAAACCATACCAACAATGTAACAAcaataaactcattttaaagggaaaaaatttaaGGCACTGACAGTGAAATGTCATTTTGTTATAAACAGTCAAGTCATAAAAAGATGGTATGTAGGTTAATCACGAATGTGGAGGTTTTCCCAAAAGAAGCAGTAATATCTAGAGATCATCAGAGAAACTACATGGAATGTCTGGGGTTAGGTTGGAATGGCactataaaatataacattagtTGATGTCCATGAATTCAAATGGAAGTATTCACACAGGACATCCCtgataaagagaagaaatttatgCTGCATTAAAGGAAGTGTGGATGCTTATACACATTTAAATGAGAAATGAGCTGCCGCTTCGAGGAGGGGATCACAGTGATTGCCACGATCAAATAGAAGGGTGATATTAAAAGGTGGTCAATACCCGAGGTACAAATTCATTCTTTATTGAACATGCATTTACCTCCTTTCTCAGCAGATCATCAgctccatggaagcagaaaaccacACAATTCTGACACAgttcctcctcctgggcctctCAGAGGATCCTGAACTGCAGCCAATGTTCTTTGGactgttcctgtccatgtacctggtcacagtgcttgggaacctgctcatcatcctggccgtcagctctgactcccacctccacacccccatgtacttcttcctctccaacctgtcctggGCCGATATCTGCTTCATCTCCACCACAGTCccaaagatgctggtgaacattcACACACAGAGCAAAGACATCTCCTACATCCAGTGCCTCACTCAGACATATTTTTTCACAACTCTAGTTGGAGTGGATAATATTCTGTTGACAatcatggcctatgaccgctttgtggccatctgccaccctCTGAAATACACAGTCATCATGAACCCCCGGCTCTGTGTCTACCTGGTGCTGCTGTCTTGGCTCATCCTGTCCTGGGTCTCCCTGATTCATATTCTACTGGTGAAGCGACTGACCTTCTCCACGGGCACTGAAATCCCacatttcttctgtgaactgGCTCAGCTTCTCGGGGTGGCCAGCTCTGACACCTTTATCAATAACTTGTTTGTGTACCTGGCGACTGCCCTGCTGGGTGTGTTCCCTGTCACTGGGATCCTCTATTCTTACTCTCAGATTGTCTCCTCCTTACTGAGGATGTCCTCCATGAAGACGAAGTCTAAAGCCTTTTCCACCTGTGGGTCCCACCTCTGCGTGGTCTCCTTGTTCTGTGGAACAGGACTTGGGGTTTACCTCAGCTCTGCTCTGACCCATTCTGCCCAGGCAAGCTCTATTGCCTCcgtgatgtacactgtggtcacccccatgctgaaccccttcatctacagcctgaggaacaaggatgCGAAGGGGGCCCTGGGGAGGCTCCTCAGCAGAGCAGCCTCTTGTCCTTGATGGATCAGGGACCTCAGAAATAAGAGCATGTCGTGTCCCCTGAGGAACAATGCCCTGAATTACAATATCTTAACTCTTTTCTACCCTAAATTTCATGCTTAATTTCTTGTATTCCCAAAGCTCTCGTGACTTTCCTTTTCCcgatattcatttcttttttctcttcagcAACCTCCCGTGTTGACTCTTCCCTGCCCATGGTTCACGAAGTCTCAAGTGTGTCATGTTGTCTAACAGGCCTTGCTGAGATCCCAACATGAGAGCCAGCACTTATATCCCATGCTGAGATGGATTCCTCAAAAATTGTTGCTTGAAGTTTCTTGACCTCACTTTGGTTGTATCCCTGTTTTCCctggaagaaaatgaatgaaaaccatCACAGCCAAGTGCTGACAATACTCAGAGTGTGTTTGTCCTTTACATGCATGGCTTTATTCAATCCTGAAAACATTGCTTGGGGGATGTTCTATGAAATTTGCTAACTTTGGAAAAGAGACTGAGCTTGGAATTCATGCTCACCTGGAACATGGCACGGAGCCCAACTCCTAGATTTGGTAGCCTCATTTTTGTAAGAATGGTTGTGTTTCCCACGTGAAAGCTGGAATCCAGTCCTGAAAGTGAGTTTGTCCTTTGCTTTCATGGTGACATAATGTCTCTGAAACATGGTGCATCATTTGTGATCTTtgctttcccctccctccctccctccctcccttccttccttcctatttttttctttcttctttgctgcctttctttcttttctccctccgtcccttatttcttcttttcctctgttcttttGATTCTTTCACTGGTAATGTTATCCAGTCCCAGTCCTTGTTctggctgaatactattccactgCATGTATACACACAAGCTGTCTTTCCGGATATTCAGTTTTGGACAATTGTGTAATTATCCTATTTGGGGTATTTAAGTCAATAAAAACCTGCGTACATTAACCCTTACCCATCTTCGTTTAAGTATGCTCGGTGATTGTGCATAATGACAAAATCCCCAAGCAAAACTTTTTCCCTGACCTCGTTATTAAGCAAACAAATGTCTACGCTTGTTTTAATTATTGTAGTAATAATCTCAGAGTGGAACTTCTGTGTTGTATGGTCATTTTACGTTTAGTTGTTATAGCTGAGCACATTTCACATTCTATTGTGTAGAGCTACCAAAATGTTCATATCCTTAGCAATACTTAAGGAGTATGTGAAATTCATAAAGTTGGGTTATATGCATTTACAAATATGCTGTTACAAAATCCGCTGTCCTCTATGATTAATGTTAATAATCTCActgtgcttttgatttgcatttagcCATGATTAATTCGACATCTTCCAGATGGCTATTGGAAGGCACTATGTATACTTTGGAAAAATGACTTCTCACTTACTTGCTCATTTTGCAATGGTACAGTGTGCATTTGCTTCTGACCTCTAAGATTTCTTTGTCCATTGTGGATACTTGACTCATAAGATATGTGTTTAGAAAATATCTCCCCATTTTGTATATGGTTTCCAATTTATGTGAAGcacacaatttatttttgttcatttaaatcATAGTGGTATATAATGCATCCTTTGAAGTTATTTCTCCCAACTAAAATTTTGTGTCCTTGGACCAACATCTACTCATACCACTTCTCTGGTAAACGCCCTTTTAATCTCTGTTTTCATGAGTTGGACTATTTTAGATACCATACTTAAGAGAGATTTATGACTGACTCTCCTCTTTTAAGAGAATGTCATAtggtttcatccatgttgtctcaaatgacaagatttcctgttttttctttctatactaCTGGCCTGTGGTTTGGAATCACCATTCCTTTGTAATGTATGTTTTTTGCTAGTATGGATAAGACtccaattctgatttttttctgttaatttgaTGCAGGATTGCATATTAGAAACTATTGGTCTTTACAAAGACTTTTGGTAACTTTCCACCCCACTGGTATGTCAGAACATCTTAGAAGACTGCAGCTGGGGTGCCAGCCAGGGTTACAGTCATCTCGTGGCTTCACAGCTGAGGATCTGCTGCAAAGGTATTTCATGCAGCTGTGGGCAGGATTCAGGTTCTTGCTGGATGGTGACCAGAGGCCTCTCCTAATTCCTAGCCACAAGGGACTCTGATGGAGAATCTCAGAACACAGAAGCTGGCTTGTCAGTGTGTGCAAGCAGGTGGCAGAACAAGGGAAGACCAGGCCTGTCCTTCCATCAGTGCATTAGTTCCTAAGTACCCCAAGAAGGTGGAGCTGTCCCTCTCCATATGGCCCACCACCCACCAAGA from Urocitellus parryii isolate mUroPar1 chromosome 3, mUroPar1.hap1, whole genome shotgun sequence carries:
- the LOC113177996 gene encoding olfactory receptor 7D4-like; translation: MEAENHTILTQFLLLGLSEDPELQPMFFGLFLSMYLVTVLGNLLIILAVSSDSHLHTPMYFFLSNLSWADICFISTTVPKMLVNIHTQSKDISYIQCLTQTYFFTTLVGVDNILLTIMAYDRFVAICHPLKYTVIMNPRLCVYLVLLSWLILSWVSLIHILLVKRLTFSTGTEIPHFFCELAQLLGVASSDTFINNLFVYLATALLGVFPVTGILYSYSQIVSSLLRMSSMKTKSKAFSTCGSHLCVVSLFCGTGLGVYLSSALTHSAQASSIASVMYTVVTPMLNPFIYSLRNKDAKGALGRLLSRAASCP